In Aquila chrysaetos chrysaetos chromosome 2, bAquChr1.4, whole genome shotgun sequence, the following are encoded in one genomic region:
- the LOC115338687 gene encoding alpha-1-antiproteinase F-like, which translates to MRCYAWGSGAPGEHEVDHEPAQHKQLSKDLCRPGEYNRTLLTSYRNMKMLFFLCLLIVGLHSNSYCYEPNYQGVRNQNQRGQENRNTPQQTVGNSVCQFACCFYKEISSRENSGNIFFSPLSISTAFAMLTLGARSDTLTQILRVLSFNPREISENEIHEGYRQLIQMVNRKNEGLQLNMGNVLFVLDQLKPQDKFLSNLRNFYEGEVYPMNFKRADQAQIKINEYVAGRTNGKIKDLISNLDPLTEILLISYIYFNAEWEKPFDPKYTKKNKFFVDGNKAVEVPMMFGMGLFKHGYDEQLSSTVVQMDYKGGASAFFILPDQGRMRKLEKRLSCERMLRWRTLVSKSSANLHLPKFTLYGTYNLKDILYKMGIMDIFTDKADLSGVTGQPQHRISQAIHKAVVKVDETGTEAAAATGTEIVPMSVPVTITFNRPFLMVITMESNILFMGKIVNPLKKD; encoded by the exons ATGAGATGCTATGCCTGGGGGTCTGGGGCTCCTGGTGAACACGaagttgaccatgagccagca CAGCATAAACAACTGAGCAAGGACCTGTGCAGACCTGGTGAATACAACAGGACCCTTTTGACT agTTATAGAAACATGAAGatgctgtttttcctgtgtcttttaATTGTTGGGCTTCATTCAAACAGTTATTGCTATGAGCCTAATTATCAAGGTGTAAGAAACCAAAATCAAAGAGGCCAAGAAAACCGAAACACGCCACAGCAGACTGTAGGGAACAGTGTTTGTCAGTTTGCATGTTGTTTCTACAAAGAGATTTCTTCTCGTGAAAACAGCgggaatattttcttctctcctttgaGCATCTCTACTGCCTTTGCAATGCTGACTCTGGGTGCCAGATCAGACACTCTGACACAGATTCTTAGGGTCCTTAGCTTTAACCCACGtgagatttctgaaaatgaaatacatgaagGTTATCGTCAACTCATACAAATGGTAAACAGAAAGAATGAGGGGTTACAGCTGAATATGGGAAATGTCCTGTTTGTGCTTGACCAACTGAAGCCACAAGATAAATTTTTAAGTAATCTCAGAAACTTCTATGAAGGAGAAGTTTATCCTATGAACTTCAAGAGGGCTGATCAAGCCCAGATAAAGATCAACGAATATGTAGCAGGAAGAACCAATGGGAAAATCAAGGACCTCATAAGTAACCTTGATCCACTTACTGAAATTCTCCTTATTagctatatttattttaacG CTGAATGGGAAAAACCTTTTGATCCCAAATAtactaaaaagaacaaattcttTGTGGATGGGAACAAGGCTGTTGAAGTCCCGATGATGTTTGGAATGGGCCTGTTCAAGCATGGCTATGACGAACAGCTGTCTTCCACTGTGGTGCAAATGGATTACAAAGGAGGTGCTTCGGCATTTTTTATTCTGCCTGATCAAGGAAGAATGAGGAAGCTGGAGAAAAGATTGTCTTGTGAACGAATGTTAAGGTGGAGGACATTAGTCtcaaaaag CTCAGCAAATTTGCATCTTCCAAAATTCACTCTATATGGGACATATAACCTAAAAgatatattatataaaatggGCATCATGGATATATTCACTGATAAGGCTGACCTGTCTGGGGTCACCGGGCAGCCCCAGCATAGAATTTCCCAG GCTATTCATAAGGCTGTGGTAAAGGTGGATGAGACTGGtactgaagcagcagctgccacaggCACGGAAATAGTGCCTATGTCCGTTCCAGTTACCATCACATTCAACAGGCCCTTCTTAATGGTCATTACTATGGAGAGCAATATACTCTTCATGGGAAAAATTGTGAACCCTCTGAAAAAAGATTAA